The following coding sequences lie in one Micromonospora sp. R77 genomic window:
- a CDS encoding ABC transporter permease: MSAIAEAPVRHPLGPVMVVRNCLTLAWRNLTHLRSNPVEIIGFAVVQPVMVIVLLVYVFGGAISGDSHTYLQYALPGLIAQSAVLTVLSSGAGLNQDITNGVFDRLRSLPIARSAPLVGHLVGDLVRFFGGLVMLLTCGVLQGFEIRTGPLRTLAALALAGAFGMGLAWMSMLIGLLAKSATTVHLFSSVLLFPLTFGSNVFVKTDTMPGWLAAWADVNPISHEASAMRALMSGGRVGNSVYWTLGWALGLTLVFAPLAIRAYRRRI, encoded by the coding sequence ATGAGCGCGATCGCGGAGGCGCCGGTACGGCACCCGCTCGGGCCGGTAATGGTGGTCCGCAACTGCCTGACCCTGGCCTGGCGCAACCTGACGCACCTGCGGTCCAACCCGGTGGAGATCATCGGTTTCGCCGTGGTGCAGCCGGTGATGGTGATCGTGCTGCTGGTGTACGTCTTCGGGGGCGCGATCTCCGGCGACTCGCACACCTACCTGCAGTACGCGCTGCCGGGACTGATCGCGCAGTCCGCCGTCCTGACGGTGCTCAGCAGCGGCGCCGGCCTCAACCAGGACATCACGAACGGGGTGTTCGACCGGTTGCGCAGCCTGCCGATCGCGCGTTCCGCCCCGCTGGTGGGTCACCTGGTCGGTGACCTGGTGCGCTTCTTCGGCGGCCTGGTCATGCTGCTGACCTGCGGAGTGCTCCAGGGCTTCGAGATCCGTACCGGACCGCTGCGGACGCTCGCCGCGCTCGCCCTCGCCGGCGCCTTCGGGATGGGGCTGGCCTGGATGTCGATGCTGATCGGTCTGCTCGCCAAGTCCGCCACCACGGTGCACCTGTTCAGCAGCGTGCTGCTCTTCCCGCTCACGTTCGGCAGCAACGTCTTCGTCAAGACCGACACCATGCCCGGCTGGCTCGCGGCATGGGCCGACGTCAACCCCATCTCCCACGAGGCCAGCGCGATGCGGGCGCTGATGTCCGGGGGTCGGGTCGGCAACTCCGTGTACTGGACACTCGGGTGGGCGCTCGGCCTCACCCTGGTGTTCGCGCCGCTGGCGATCCGGGCCTACCGACGCCGGATCTGA
- a CDS encoding ATP-binding cassette domain-containing protein, with translation MKYAFETEGLVKRYGKVTALDGLDLRASPGTVLGVLGPNGAGKTTAVRILASLIRPDSGTAQVGGYDVVRYPHEVRRIIGLTGQYASVDAELTGSQNLVMVGCLLGMSRAKARRKAADLLDRFDLADAGGRKASTYSGGMRRRLDLAVSLVGDPAVLFLDEPTTGLDPQSRFQLWDIVRDLVATGSTVLLTTQYLDEVDRLADDIVVIDKGMAIASGTSAELKSKIDQQTLEIVPADATALDRSSAIVEELAGARPVREGDRLVLQVNDTGLPAAVLRRLDEAGIGLASLALRQPSLDEVFLSLTGGHRRPADDSPDPDDSRPVHDSTEGAAA, from the coding sequence ATGAAGTACGCGTTCGAGACCGAGGGCCTGGTCAAGCGCTACGGCAAGGTCACCGCGCTGGACGGGCTGGACCTGCGGGCGAGCCCCGGCACCGTGCTCGGGGTGCTCGGCCCGAACGGCGCCGGGAAGACCACGGCGGTACGCATCCTCGCCTCGCTGATCAGGCCGGACTCGGGCACCGCACAGGTCGGCGGCTACGACGTGGTGCGGTACCCGCACGAGGTGCGCCGCATCATCGGCCTCACCGGCCAGTACGCCTCGGTGGACGCCGAACTCACCGGCAGCCAGAACCTGGTCATGGTGGGCTGCCTGCTGGGGATGTCCCGGGCCAAGGCCCGGCGCAAGGCGGCGGACCTGCTCGACCGGTTCGACCTGGCCGACGCCGGTGGGCGTAAGGCGAGCACGTACTCCGGTGGCATGCGCCGCCGGCTGGACCTGGCGGTCAGTCTGGTCGGCGACCCCGCGGTCCTCTTTCTCGACGAGCCGACCACCGGGCTGGACCCGCAGAGCCGCTTCCAGCTCTGGGACATCGTGCGCGACCTCGTCGCCACCGGGTCGACGGTGCTGCTCACCACGCAGTACCTCGACGAGGTGGACCGGCTCGCGGACGACATCGTGGTCATCGACAAGGGGATGGCCATCGCCTCCGGCACCTCCGCCGAGCTCAAGTCGAAGATCGACCAGCAGACCCTGGAGATCGTGCCCGCCGACGCGACGGCACTGGATCGTTCCTCGGCGATCGTCGAGGAACTCGCCGGTGCCCGACCGGTCCGCGAGGGCGACCGGCTGGTCCTCCAGGTCAACGACACCGGACTACCGGCGGCCGTGCTGCGCCGGCTGGACGAGGCGGGCATCGGCCTGGCCTCGTTGGCCCTGCGCCAGCCGAGCCTCGACGAGGTGTTCCTCTCCCTGACGGGCGGTCACCGCCGCCCGGCAGATGACTCCCCGGACCCGGACGACTCCCGGCCGGTCCACGACTCGACGGAAGGTGCGGCGGCATGA
- a CDS encoding macrolide family glycosyltransferase yields the protein MSHVAIFMFPGFGHVNPTLELSRHLVAAGHRVTYVVEEQHTASVTAVGARVVDYPWRRDGGGHGAVSGEDIGALGLAFLRESIAVILPRALAAFETDVPDLVLYDLESFFTARTAARRWGRPTGQLFPYVATNEHFSLALAVFDGAGEHVQQCIDLVAAQLAAEGREPDEVWPLLANFDRRNLALLPREFQPRGETFDSRYTFVGHSFATDQPGTGSWVRPAGTGPVALITLGTEVNDRPEFFRTCGTAFADGRWHVVLTVGPGNLPATGSDLAHLEVHEWLPFRAVLPHAAVVVCHGGMGSVLEALFFGRPLVIVPHTPEQTLNGARVVELGLGRVLSRAEFGAERLRATVEEVATDPRIRDRVARMREAMLAAGGPARAAEVVEGWLRERPDAAWARSGHGVEGVH from the coding sequence ATGAGCCACGTCGCGATCTTCATGTTCCCCGGCTTCGGGCACGTGAACCCGACCCTGGAGCTGAGCCGGCACCTGGTCGCGGCGGGCCATCGGGTGACGTACGTGGTGGAGGAGCAGCACACCGCGTCGGTGACGGCGGTGGGCGCGCGGGTGGTCGACTACCCCTGGCGGCGGGACGGCGGCGGGCACGGCGCGGTGTCCGGTGAGGACATCGGCGCGCTGGGCCTGGCCTTTCTGCGCGAGTCGATCGCGGTGATCCTGCCACGTGCCCTGGCCGCGTTCGAGACCGACGTGCCGGACCTGGTCCTCTACGACCTGGAGAGCTTCTTCACCGCCCGGACGGCCGCCCGCCGCTGGGGCCGCCCGACCGGACAGCTCTTTCCGTACGTGGCCACCAACGAACACTTCTCGCTGGCGCTGGCGGTCTTCGACGGTGCCGGTGAGCACGTACAGCAGTGCATCGACCTGGTGGCCGCGCAGCTCGCCGCCGAGGGCCGGGAGCCGGACGAGGTCTGGCCGCTGCTGGCCAACTTCGACCGACGGAACCTGGCACTGCTGCCCCGCGAGTTCCAGCCGCGTGGCGAGACGTTCGACAGCCGGTACACGTTCGTCGGTCACAGCTTCGCCACCGACCAGCCGGGCACCGGCTCGTGGGTCCGCCCGGCCGGCACCGGACCGGTGGCACTGATCACGCTGGGCACCGAGGTGAACGACCGGCCGGAGTTCTTCCGTACCTGCGGCACCGCGTTCGCGGACGGGCGCTGGCACGTGGTGCTGACGGTCGGGCCGGGGAACCTACCGGCCACCGGCTCCGACCTGGCGCACCTCGAGGTGCACGAGTGGCTGCCGTTCCGCGCCGTGCTGCCGCACGCGGCGGTCGTCGTGTGCCACGGCGGCATGGGCAGCGTGCTGGAGGCGCTCTTCTTCGGCCGGCCGCTGGTGATCGTCCCGCACACGCCGGAGCAGACGTTGAACGGCGCGCGCGTCGTCGAACTCGGGCTCGGCCGGGTGCTGTCGCGCGCGGAGTTCGGCGCGGAACGACTGCGGGCGACCGTGGAGGAGGTCGCCACCGATCCGCGGATCCGCGACCGGGTGGCCCGGATGCGCGAGGCCATGCTGGCCGCCGGTGGCCCGGCCCGGGCCGCCGAGGTGGTCGAGGGCTGGTTGCGGGAACGACCGGACGCCGCCTGGGCGCGGTCCGGCCATGGCGTCGAAGGGGTTCACTGA
- a CDS encoding thioesterase II family protein, which translates to MIDTDSWIRRFFPSPRAEFQLICLPHAGGSAPFYRPVAQALSPRVEALAVQYPGRQDRRHEPMIDSIGELADRVAEAVRPAVDRPFAIFGHSMGATLAYEVGVRLEATGHRPERLFVSGRRAPSAHRDERVHLSDDAGLIAELRTLAGTDQRVFGDDELLRMVLPAIRNDYRAAETYRHTGGPRLGCPVLALTGDRDPKATHDEVAAWRTHTDGDFELKTYPGGHFYLVEHAADVIRVIDGRLGGPVAARR; encoded by the coding sequence ATGATTGACACCGATTCCTGGATCCGGCGGTTCTTCCCGAGCCCCCGGGCGGAGTTCCAGCTGATCTGCCTGCCCCACGCGGGAGGCTCGGCGCCGTTCTACCGCCCGGTGGCGCAGGCGCTCAGCCCCCGCGTGGAAGCGCTCGCCGTGCAGTACCCGGGCCGGCAGGACCGCCGCCACGAGCCGATGATCGACAGCATCGGCGAGTTGGCCGACCGGGTCGCCGAGGCGGTCCGCCCGGCCGTCGACCGGCCGTTCGCGATCTTCGGGCACAGCATGGGCGCGACCCTGGCGTACGAGGTGGGGGTGCGGCTGGAGGCGACCGGGCACCGCCCCGAGCGGCTGTTCGTGTCGGGCCGGCGGGCCCCGTCGGCGCACCGCGACGAGCGGGTGCACCTGAGCGACGACGCCGGGCTGATCGCCGAGCTGCGTACCCTCGCCGGCACCGACCAGCGGGTGTTCGGCGACGACGAACTGCTGCGCATGGTGCTGCCGGCGATCCGCAACGACTACCGGGCGGCGGAGACGTACCGGCACACCGGCGGGCCACGGCTGGGCTGCCCGGTGCTCGCGCTGACCGGCGACCGCGACCCGAAGGCCACCCACGACGAGGTGGCCGCCTGGCGGACGCACACCGACGGCGACTTCGAGCTGAAGACGTACCCCGGGGGGCACTTCTACCTGGTGGAGCACGCGGCGGACGTGATCCGGGTGATCGACGGCCGCCTGGGCGGCCCGGTCGCCGCCCGGCGCTGA
- a CDS encoding NDP-hexose 2,3-dehydratase family protein, whose translation MSRTTGAGVLRRDASHLHQRLAWSAQAVDGVATSNEQFEKWFADRQAAQVQQVTRIPFAELRGWSFADGTGNLVHDSGRFFSVVGLHVRVDDGPVREWWQPIIRQAEIGLLGIVVREIDGVLHLLMQAKVEPGNPSGIQLSPTVQATKSNYTGVHRGRGVPYVELFREVAPDRVLADVLQSEQGAWFYRKRNRNMIIEVGAEVAAGEDFCWLTLGQVQRQLRIDHRVNMDARTVLSCLPGPAPDAGVHTGTELLHWITTHQALHDVDTRVVGLAGLPAWHRSDWAISHERGCFFQVIAVDVRADSREVSGWTQPLIEPHGVGVSALLVKRIGGVLHALLRARIEPGYVDAIELSPTVQGTPENHAHLPGLIRDQLRDLDRVRAAGRVLYDAELSEEGGRFHHSRSRYLIIEVGDDYPEREPDGFRWATLPQLSWLLRHRHYLNVQARSLIACLRACVD comes from the coding sequence ATGTCGCGTACCACCGGAGCCGGCGTTCTCCGCCGCGACGCTTCTCACCTCCACCAGCGGTTGGCCTGGTCGGCGCAGGCGGTCGACGGGGTGGCCACCAGCAACGAGCAGTTCGAGAAGTGGTTCGCCGACCGGCAGGCCGCGCAGGTGCAGCAGGTCACCCGGATCCCCTTCGCCGAGCTGCGCGGCTGGTCGTTCGCCGATGGCACCGGCAACCTGGTGCACGACAGCGGTCGCTTCTTCTCCGTGGTGGGGCTGCACGTCCGGGTCGACGACGGCCCGGTACGGGAGTGGTGGCAGCCGATCATCCGGCAGGCCGAGATCGGTCTGCTCGGCATCGTGGTGCGCGAGATCGACGGCGTCCTGCACCTGCTGATGCAGGCCAAGGTCGAGCCGGGCAACCCGAGCGGGATCCAGCTCTCGCCGACGGTGCAGGCCACCAAGAGCAACTACACCGGTGTGCACCGGGGCCGGGGCGTGCCGTACGTCGAACTGTTCCGCGAGGTGGCCCCGGACCGGGTGCTCGCCGACGTGCTCCAGTCCGAGCAGGGCGCCTGGTTCTACCGCAAGCGCAACCGCAACATGATCATCGAGGTGGGCGCCGAGGTGGCGGCCGGCGAGGACTTCTGCTGGCTGACCCTCGGCCAGGTGCAGCGCCAGCTGCGGATCGACCACCGGGTCAACATGGACGCCCGGACCGTGCTGTCCTGCCTGCCGGGTCCCGCCCCGGACGCCGGCGTGCACACCGGCACCGAACTGCTGCACTGGATCACCACCCACCAGGCCCTGCACGACGTCGACACCCGGGTCGTGGGCCTCGCCGGCCTGCCCGCCTGGCACCGGTCGGACTGGGCCATCTCGCACGAGCGCGGCTGCTTCTTCCAGGTCATCGCCGTCGACGTCCGGGCCGACAGCCGCGAGGTGTCCGGCTGGACCCAGCCGCTGATCGAGCCGCACGGCGTGGGGGTGTCCGCCCTGCTGGTGAAGCGGATCGGCGGGGTGCTGCACGCGCTGCTGCGGGCTCGGATCGAACCCGGCTACGTCGACGCCATCGAACTCTCCCCGACCGTGCAGGGCACCCCGGAGAACCACGCCCACCTGCCCGGACTGATCCGGGACCAGCTGCGCGACCTGGACCGGGTCCGCGCCGCCGGCCGGGTGCTGTACGACGCGGAGCTGTCCGAGGAGGGCGGCCGGTTCCACCACTCCCGCAGCCGCTACCTGATCATCGAGGTCGGCGACGACTACCCGGAGCGGGAGCCGGACGGTTTCCGCTGGGCGACCCTGCCCCAGCTCAGCTGGCTGCTGCGGCACCGCCACTACCTCAACGTCCAGGCGCGCAGCCTGATCGCCTGCCTGCGCGCCTGTGTGGACTGA